In Caproiciproducens sp. NJN-50, the following are encoded in one genomic region:
- a CDS encoding M14 family metallopeptidase: MLKVFGRQFHPGEKSYFTLDGPTLCNRASVKLPVIVLCGGAEGPTLWLNGAVHGDEINGSYASWQLIRDLNPREVRGNVIATPVANLAAFLDQRKVSFLDDLDMDTQFPGDAEGMITQRLAKIIYDGVREAATHLISFHTISKMYDAHPYTVAKLVPDADATVNRTAVELAKAFGVQANCIVNLSDASGELPGVTSGALDITCIKDGIPAFMGEIGHGGIADPAMIRIAVQGIKNVMKTLGMLDGSPVLQTSRQYKILRRKFVRIDDGGVLDMNVKPGDIVHKGDSLGELHYFNDRPVPYPAPCDAYVIAVRTYPAINTGDRVAFLGLKWEDYCN; this comes from the coding sequence TTGCTAAAAGTTTTCGGTAGACAATTTCATCCGGGCGAGAAATCCTATTTCACTCTCGACGGCCCCACTCTCTGCAACCGTGCGTCTGTCAAACTGCCTGTCATCGTCCTTTGCGGAGGCGCGGAGGGACCCACCCTCTGGCTGAACGGAGCAGTTCACGGCGATGAAATCAATGGCTCCTACGCATCGTGGCAGCTGATCCGGGATTTAAACCCCCGGGAAGTCAGAGGAAACGTCATTGCGACCCCGGTAGCCAATCTCGCGGCATTTTTAGATCAGCGCAAGGTCTCATTTCTGGATGATTTGGACATGGACACTCAGTTCCCGGGAGATGCCGAAGGAATGATCACCCAGCGGCTTGCGAAAATCATCTATGACGGCGTTAGGGAAGCGGCCACCCATCTGATCAGTTTTCATACAATTTCAAAAATGTACGACGCTCACCCCTACACAGTAGCCAAGCTGGTGCCGGACGCCGACGCAACAGTGAATCGAACGGCGGTGGAACTGGCAAAAGCGTTCGGGGTACAGGCCAACTGTATCGTAAATCTTTCGGACGCGTCCGGCGAACTGCCCGGAGTTACCAGCGGGGCGTTGGACATCACCTGCATCAAAGACGGAATTCCGGCATTCATGGGCGAAATCGGCCACGGCGGCATCGCGGATCCTGCGATGATCCGTATCGCGGTCCAGGGAATCAAAAACGTCATGAAAACGCTTGGGATGCTGGACGGTTCGCCTGTTCTGCAAACGTCAAGGCAATATAAAATCCTTCGGCGCAAATTCGTTCGGATCGACGACGGCGGTGTCCTTGACATGAATGTGAAACCGGGAGACATTGTCCATAAAGGCGATTCCCTTGGAGAACTGCATTATTTCAACGACCGTCCGGTCCCATACCCGGCTCCCTGCGACGCCTATGTCATCGCGGTGCGCACATACCCCGCGATCAACACCGGAGACCGGGTCGCCTTTCTGGGACTGAAATGGGAGGATTATTGCAATTAA
- a CDS encoding ABC transporter permease, translating into MKKNNAVKNLTRRTLAANRSRNGTVIAAIALTTLLISSVFSIGISYLKSMKMQQIRLMGTTAQVAVTYPTEDQVEKLRELPYVKAVGLQYNVGELKIASEMKDMTVSLHWYDQAEWEAFRRPACAGVVGSYPEKANGIMVPMWILRNMGIDNPQIGMEIPLTFYFGDERSVSQTETFVLSGYCQDYSYIRTGNIGSIFVSKEFAEQSGHTVEKDGAVSIAYRDGKNIDQCNGRLKQDLSLTGNQKIKTVPMYESTGTDGSTTTFAFAAVILFLMFTGYLLIYNVFYISVSKDIRFYGLLKTIGTSPRQLRKIVSKQALLLAAIGIPIGLALGAFLSFAAVPMALSLSNLETGATVSFHPIIFIGAAFFALVTTLLGAAKPAGTAAKISPAEALRYTGARAGRKRKRGTGGGNPSRMAWRNLFRDRKRAAIVLLSLFWGITAFMTVTTLISSMDTDHYVASYVQNDFVLENDTLDAVAVASGNAAKQKFDAAFLADLEKIDGITNLRTTSMEKMSMAYDPAEFSKHMDWFCKKFGVEEKLTDQQIKDNFWGYIIGLDNRYIEEFNQSGDTAIDIDAFERGDIALIGTDSPELYRDVDTMDVSVQSSGTGKRFTLGGFVPLGFQYAGGGMAPNIYVSEEALRSLASDPKIYKVNLDTEDGMEEQALEKIKSLTGGDHEITRISKLEQQEAMTDAKLMLYILGGGIALILALIGILNFINVMVTGVMTRKRELAMLESIGMTKRQMRRMLMTEGLAYGALTVLSVGTLGSAFTCWIFTLFRQQADYAVFTFPTVQMLAAIAVVLTVCAITPGLVYRSLSRDSLIDRLRETD; encoded by the coding sequence ATGAAGAAAAACAACGCGGTGAAAAATCTCACCCGGCGCACGCTGGCAGCCAACCGCTCCCGAAACGGAACCGTCATAGCGGCCATTGCGCTGACCACCCTGCTGATTTCTTCCGTATTCAGCATCGGTATAAGCTATCTGAAATCCATGAAAATGCAGCAGATACGCTTAATGGGCACGACGGCGCAGGTTGCGGTTACCTATCCGACGGAGGACCAGGTGGAAAAACTGAGGGAACTGCCTTACGTCAAAGCCGTTGGACTTCAATATAATGTCGGAGAGCTAAAAATAGCATCTGAAATGAAAGATATGACCGTCTCCCTGCATTGGTACGATCAGGCGGAATGGGAAGCGTTCCGCAGGCCCGCCTGCGCCGGCGTTGTGGGAAGCTATCCGGAGAAGGCGAATGGGATCATGGTTCCGATGTGGATTCTCCGGAATATGGGGATTGACAATCCGCAGATCGGGATGGAGATTCCACTTACATTCTATTTCGGGGATGAAAGAAGCGTCTCCCAAACGGAAACCTTTGTGCTGTCGGGCTATTGCCAGGACTATTCTTATATCCGCACGGGGAACATTGGCTCTATCTTCGTTTCAAAGGAATTCGCGGAGCAGAGCGGGCACACCGTCGAAAAGGACGGAGCCGTTTCGATCGCTTACCGGGACGGCAAGAACATCGACCAGTGCAACGGGCGGCTAAAACAGGATTTATCTCTTACGGGAAATCAAAAGATAAAAACCGTTCCGATGTACGAATCCACCGGCACGGACGGGTCCACAACAACATTTGCCTTCGCGGCGGTGATTCTGTTTTTAATGTTCACCGGCTACCTGCTGATCTACAACGTCTTCTATATTTCCGTTTCAAAGGATATCCGGTTCTATGGGCTTCTGAAAACAATCGGCACCTCTCCGCGACAGCTGCGGAAAATTGTATCCAAACAGGCGCTTTTACTGGCTGCAATCGGAATTCCCATCGGGCTTGCCCTGGGAGCATTCCTATCTTTCGCCGCCGTCCCCATGGCGCTGAGTCTGTCCAACCTTGAAACGGGCGCCACAGTTTCCTTCCATCCCATCATCTTTATCGGCGCGGCATTCTTTGCGCTGGTTACGACACTGCTGGGGGCGGCCAAACCGGCCGGAACCGCGGCGAAAATCTCTCCGGCGGAGGCTCTGCGCTACACGGGCGCGCGTGCCGGCAGGAAACGAAAGCGCGGAACGGGCGGCGGAAACCCCTCCCGGATGGCGTGGCGCAACCTATTCCGCGACCGCAAACGCGCGGCAATCGTACTCCTGTCCCTCTTTTGGGGAATCACTGCGTTCATGACGGTCACAACCCTGATTTCCAGCATGGATACGGACCATTATGTCGCGTCATACGTTCAAAATGATTTCGTTCTGGAGAACGACACGCTGGACGCTGTGGCGGTGGCCTCCGGGAACGCTGCGAAACAGAAATTTGACGCCGCATTCCTTGCGGACCTGGAAAAAATAGACGGAATCACCAATTTGCGCACCACCAGCATGGAAAAGATGAGCATGGCCTATGACCCGGCGGAATTCTCAAAGCACATGGACTGGTTCTGCAAGAAATTCGGCGTGGAGGAAAAACTGACGGATCAGCAGATAAAAGATAACTTCTGGGGATATATCATCGGCCTGGACAACCGCTATATAGAGGAATTCAATCAAAGCGGCGATACGGCGATTGATATCGACGCCTTTGAGCGCGGCGACATCGCCCTGATCGGAACAGACAGCCCGGAGCTTTACCGCGATGTGGATACGATGGACGTGTCCGTCCAATCTTCCGGCACCGGAAAGCGTTTTACCCTCGGCGGCTTTGTTCCGCTTGGATTCCAGTACGCAGGCGGCGGCATGGCCCCCAATATTTATGTGTCCGAGGAAGCGCTTCGTTCTCTTGCGTCCGATCCTAAAATCTATAAAGTGAATCTGGATACCGAGGATGGGATGGAAGAACAGGCGCTTGAAAAGATCAAATCCCTGACCGGCGGCGACCATGAGATCACCAGGATATCCAAGCTGGAACAGCAGGAAGCGATGACGGACGCCAAGCTGATGCTGTATATCCTGGGAGGCGGGATCGCCCTCATTCTGGCTCTCATCGGCATTTTGAATTTTATCAATGTAATGGTTACAGGCGTTATGACCCGAAAGAGGGAACTTGCCATGCTGGAAAGCATCGGCATGACCAAGCGGCAGATGCGGCGGATGCTGATGACGGAGGGACTGGCGTATGGCGCGTTAACGGTGCTGTCGGTCGGCACCTTGGGCAGTGCCTTTACCTGTTGGATTTTTACGCTGTTCCGGCAGCAGGCGGATTACGCCGTTTTTACCTTTCCCACCGTTCAGATGCTCGCCGCCATCGCGGTAGTATTAACCGTGTGCGCAATAACACCGGGGCTGGTTTATCGGTCTCTCAGCCGCGACAGCCTTATTGACAGGCTCCGCGAAACGGATTGA
- a CDS encoding HAMP domain-containing sensor histidine kinase: MDRLKKAFYNLSLKKSFMLYMLLFLLLATALSSVSINLADSVKNRINFSYADTDNKYTVSNRTGSVVIFSPPPEYTPKDQEIITVCNAVQIGSVPLFFGFCIVMAALFFYRNKLKKPIELLDKASGKIASNDLDFHLSYDSRDEMGQLCTSFETMREALRENNLAMWRAVEERKRLNAAFSHDLRTPLTVLRGYTDFLKNYLPQGKVTEEKLLSTISTMSGHIARLENYVRQMGEIQKLEDVTAHLQDVEIGALAEQLQSAAALLVKDSGLTLDFTNEIKQSHMTLDPSIVMRVYENLISNAIRYARDTVRVRLQCEGETFCVGIADDGQGFSEEDLQMALRPYYKRKSDADQLHFGLGLYICKTLCEKHGGAVAIRNSRNGGAVATAGFLAK; the protein is encoded by the coding sequence ATGGATCGATTAAAAAAAGCGTTTTACAATCTGTCGCTCAAAAAGTCCTTTATGCTGTACATGCTTCTTTTTTTATTGCTGGCTACAGCGCTGAGTTCAGTCAGCATTAACTTGGCGGACTCTGTAAAGAACCGAATCAATTTTTCGTACGCAGATACAGATAACAAATATACGGTGAGCAACAGGACGGGCAGCGTCGTGATTTTTTCACCTCCTCCCGAATACACGCCGAAAGATCAGGAGATCATCACGGTCTGTAATGCCGTCCAAATCGGCTCAGTTCCTTTATTTTTCGGATTCTGCATCGTTATGGCGGCGTTGTTTTTTTATCGTAACAAATTAAAAAAGCCTATTGAGCTGTTGGATAAAGCCTCCGGCAAAATCGCCTCCAACGACTTGGATTTTCATCTGTCCTATGACAGCAGGGATGAAATGGGACAGCTTTGCACCTCTTTCGAAACCATGCGGGAGGCGCTGAGGGAAAACAATCTCGCGATGTGGCGCGCCGTGGAGGAGCGAAAACGGCTCAACGCCGCCTTTTCCCATGACCTGAGGACGCCGCTTACGGTATTGCGCGGGTACACCGACTTTTTGAAAAATTATCTTCCCCAAGGAAAGGTCACCGAAGAGAAACTGCTGTCCACAATATCCACTATGTCCGGGCATATCGCCCGTCTGGAAAACTATGTCCGCCAGATGGGAGAAATCCAAAAGCTGGAAGATGTCACGGCCCATTTGCAGGATGTGGAAATCGGCGCTTTGGCCGAACAGCTTCAGTCCGCCGCGGCACTGTTGGTGAAAGATTCCGGACTGACGCTTGATTTCACCAATGAAATCAAGCAATCGCACATGACGCTGGATCCTTCTATCGTGATGCGCGTTTACGAAAATTTGATTTCCAACGCCATAAGGTACGCCAGAGACACCGTTCGCGTTCGCCTTCAGTGCGAGGGGGAAACGTTTTGCGTCGGTATTGCCGACGACGGGCAGGGTTTTTCAGAAGAAGATTTGCAAATGGCCCTGAGGCCCTATTACAAACGAAAATCCGATGCCGACCAGCTCCACTTCGGGCTCGGCCTGTATATCTGTAAGACGCTGTGCGAAAAACACGGAGGAGCGGTCGCGATCCGCAATTCGCGAAACGGCGGCGCTGTGGCGACAGCCGGTTTTTTGGCAAAATAA
- a CDS encoding TRAP transporter permease, with product MEVNGNGNPSKIFIDKLYFLLGTVFVCFQVYTALFGVIPGVGQKAIHLGLILTLLFLGNMSKSRGIWLTLLNLLLLVMSIASIAYILFIDKTIDLRAGITLPADIVFGIMLIVVLLEASRKVVGPSLLVIILLFVVYAFGGRYFPAFLAHAGMSGGRFINLIVLSTDGIFGSPLYASAVYIVLFIILGAVFGETGVGDYFTGLATTAFGRFKGGPAKIAVIASGLFGSVNGSAIANVVGTGTFTIPLMKKNGFEPEYAGAVEAASSTGGQIMPPIMGTTAFLVAQMLNVPYFDVVKAALVPAILYFGGILMTVDIHARRKDLKSMDVSDVPKLSSMLKKSYLFLPLVFLVVILGVFNFTITKAGIYTLIFTIFLSLLSSDTRLTKEKLVRIVKNSVSGSIPVAVACAAVGIVIGVVMGTGLGFRLSGILVDLAHGQKLLLLVLTMLVSIILGMGVPTTAAYLVLAVLVAPALIKLQVLPMAAHLFIFYFGIISNITPPVALAAYAAAGIAHCNPNKCGFTAFHLAISGFILPFMFVYNPSLMLYGAWYNILRSLFTALIGVYCLSAAMEGFAVKWKISWVERLLYIAVAFLLIDSGLLTDLLGFGLLALLIVFRVFLSQKSRPAPVKE from the coding sequence TTGGAAGTTAATGGAAACGGCAACCCCAGCAAAATTTTTATCGACAAACTTTACTTTCTGCTTGGCACTGTATTTGTATGTTTCCAAGTATACACCGCGTTGTTTGGTGTGATTCCCGGGGTCGGGCAAAAAGCGATTCATCTCGGACTGATTTTAACCCTTTTATTTCTGGGAAATATGAGTAAAAGCCGGGGTATTTGGCTCACTTTGCTCAACCTGCTGCTGCTCGTCATGTCGATCGCCTCCATTGCTTACATACTGTTTATTGACAAAACAATCGATCTGCGGGCCGGTATTACCCTCCCGGCCGACATTGTTTTTGGGATCATGCTGATCGTTGTTTTGCTGGAGGCCTCCCGCAAGGTTGTGGGACCATCCCTGCTGGTTATTATCCTGCTCTTTGTCGTTTATGCGTTTGGGGGCCGATACTTTCCAGCGTTCCTGGCCCATGCCGGTATGTCCGGGGGACGTTTCATCAATCTTATCGTTCTAAGCACGGATGGCATTTTTGGCTCCCCGCTTTACGCCTCCGCCGTCTATATCGTGCTGTTCATTATTCTTGGCGCCGTTTTCGGTGAAACAGGCGTCGGGGATTATTTCACGGGTTTGGCGACAACGGCTTTTGGAAGATTCAAAGGAGGCCCTGCAAAAATTGCGGTAATCGCAAGCGGCTTGTTTGGCTCCGTCAATGGAAGTGCGATTGCAAATGTAGTAGGGACCGGCACCTTTACCATTCCGCTGATGAAAAAGAATGGTTTTGAACCGGAATATGCTGGAGCAGTCGAAGCTGCTTCTTCCACAGGAGGACAAATCATGCCCCCCATTATGGGAACCACGGCGTTCCTGGTAGCTCAGATGCTGAATGTTCCCTACTTTGACGTTGTAAAAGCGGCACTAGTCCCTGCAATTCTCTATTTCGGCGGGATTTTGATGACGGTGGATATTCATGCCAGAAGAAAAGATTTAAAGTCGATGGATGTTTCCGACGTACCCAAACTTAGCAGCATGCTGAAAAAATCGTATCTTTTCCTGCCGCTTGTCTTTTTGGTGGTCATTCTGGGCGTTTTCAATTTTACAATCACCAAAGCAGGCATTTACACTTTGATTTTCACCATTTTTCTCTCGCTTCTCAGCTCAGACACCCGCCTTACAAAAGAAAAGCTGGTGAGAATTGTCAAAAACTCGGTATCCGGTTCCATCCCGGTCGCCGTGGCCTGCGCGGCGGTGGGGATCGTGATCGGCGTCGTGATGGGAACCGGGTTGGGATTCCGCCTTTCCGGCATTTTGGTTGATTTGGCTCATGGGCAAAAGTTGTTGCTGCTTGTGCTCACCATGCTGGTTTCCATTATTCTGGGAATGGGGGTTCCAACCACTGCGGCCTATCTGGTGCTTGCCGTCCTGGTAGCCCCCGCGCTCATCAAGCTCCAGGTCCTTCCGATGGCGGCACATCTTTTTATCTTTTATTTCGGCATCATATCTAATATTACGCCTCCCGTGGCTCTGGCAGCCTATGCGGCGGCGGGCATTGCTCACTGCAATCCCAATAAATGCGGCTTTACCGCATTTCATCTCGCGATTTCCGGTTTCATTCTCCCGTTCATGTTTGTGTATAATCCGAGCCTGATGCTGTACGGGGCATGGTATAACATTCTGCGCAGCCTTTTTACGGCGCTGATCGGCGTTTACTGCCTGTCGGCGGCCATGGAAGGATTCGCGGTCAAATGGAAAATTTCCTGGGTCGAACGTCTTCTATATATAGCCGTGGCATTTTTGCTGATTGATTCCGGACTTTTAACGGATTTGTTAGGCTTCGGCCTGTTGGCCTTATTGATTGTATTTCGCGTTTTCCTCTCTCAAAAGTCAAGGCCAGCTCCTGTGAAAGAGTGA
- a CDS encoding LysR family transcriptional regulator, translated as MLRELEYVIAVVENGSVSKAAESLFISQPSLSRYLKDLEDNIGVQLFRRVHNRLVLTYAGERYVAVGKNILRLYNELETELQNINEAVTGRLRIGIASLRMSYIMPGILKNYITKYPLVEVQMFENPTKELEEMLISDKIDIAIINGNECNAQITYQPFFTEEILLAVPYNHPLAQKGASKDSCQYPWMDLRLTQYQPFIILSDHQRLYDISMQIFEKYNIHPKTALCTKSAESAFRLVEAGIGLTFVPETFTRFSLTDKPPALFSIGEPCIQWKLCAAWKTEGLLTPTAKKLIQIIKNMYL; from the coding sequence GTGCTGAGAGAGCTTGAATATGTGATCGCTGTTGTGGAAAACGGCAGTGTTTCAAAGGCTGCGGAATCCCTTTTCATCTCACAGCCCTCTTTAAGCCGATACCTGAAAGACCTTGAAGACAATATTGGAGTACAGCTTTTCCGCCGGGTTCACAATCGCCTTGTGCTCACCTATGCGGGTGAGCGCTATGTCGCCGTTGGAAAAAACATCCTTCGGCTTTATAATGAACTGGAAACCGAGTTACAGAATATCAACGAAGCGGTGACCGGACGGCTGCGCATTGGAATCGCTTCTTTGCGAATGTCTTATATTATGCCGGGAATCCTGAAGAACTACATTACCAAGTATCCTCTGGTGGAGGTACAAATGTTTGAGAACCCGACAAAAGAACTGGAAGAAATGTTGATTTCCGACAAGATTGACATTGCCATTATCAATGGAAACGAATGTAATGCTCAAATCACATATCAGCCATTTTTTACGGAGGAAATTTTACTTGCTGTGCCTTACAACCATCCGCTGGCCCAAAAGGGGGCTTCAAAAGATTCATGCCAATATCCCTGGATGGATTTAAGACTTACTCAGTATCAGCCATTTATCATCCTTAGTGACCATCAACGCCTGTACGATATTTCCATGCAGATTTTTGAAAAATATAATATACATCCCAAAACCGCCCTGTGCACAAAGAGTGCAGAATCGGCTTTCCGTTTGGTGGAAGCAGGGATAGGCCTTACTTTTGTTCCGGAGACTTTCACCCGTTTCAGCCTCACGGATAAACCGCCGGCACTGTTTTCCATCGGGGAACCCTGTATCCAATGGAAACTCTGCGCCGCATGGAAAACAGAGGGACTCCTTACCCCGACAGCTAAAAAGCTGATTCAGATTATAAAAAATATGTATTTATAG
- a CDS encoding TAXI family TRAP transporter solute-binding subunit: protein MKKLVAIAAILALLVSSTACGSGSSPSVSSASAGNASAQAGSQTNHPQMALSVGTGPSGSTNYAVISSMGSLIQKRYPNYIFSPEISTGSAQNVQMIVQKTCQMGVCMADAAYAAYNGEREFDKNTKGKINFVMSGYETVFNQFVLKNSQIKNFKDLKGKKCGVGKGTMEQFYWPMLLEMNGMSEDDVKTVSLSLSDIADEVSDGTLDYGVFVTSVPNSDISNLALTKGIRMLGFDEDVRKSIIEKYPYFNEATISKDSYNLDSDVVTLGTRNTIVASPDLDPQVVYDFLDVVLSSQDDLKLVSVSAAEFNKENALLDSKLIPMHPGATKYYKEKGIIS, encoded by the coding sequence ATGAAAAAACTTGTGGCAATTGCGGCAATCCTAGCACTGCTTGTGTCCTCGACGGCCTGCGGGAGCGGCTCTTCTCCTTCCGTTTCGTCAGCCAGCGCCGGAAACGCTTCAGCACAGGCCGGAAGCCAGACAAACCATCCCCAGATGGCCCTTTCCGTTGGGACAGGCCCCAGCGGTTCCACAAATTACGCGGTTATTTCCAGCATGGGCAGCCTCATTCAAAAACGTTATCCCAATTATATCTTCAGTCCGGAAATTTCCACCGGCAGCGCGCAGAATGTGCAGATGATCGTACAGAAAACCTGCCAGATGGGCGTTTGCATGGCGGACGCCGCTTACGCCGCATACAACGGGGAAAGGGAATTTGACAAGAACACAAAAGGAAAAATCAATTTTGTGATGAGCGGCTATGAAACAGTGTTCAACCAGTTCGTCCTGAAAAACTCGCAGATAAAAAATTTTAAGGATCTAAAAGGGAAAAAATGCGGAGTTGGCAAAGGGACCATGGAACAGTTTTACTGGCCCATGCTGTTGGAGATGAACGGCATGTCGGAAGACGACGTAAAAACGGTTTCCCTGTCCCTTTCGGATATTGCGGACGAAGTATCGGACGGAACACTTGATTATGGAGTCTTTGTGACTTCGGTTCCGAATTCCGATATTTCAAATCTCGCCCTGACAAAAGGAATCAGAATGCTGGGATTTGACGAGGATGTCCGAAAAAGCATTATCGAAAAATACCCCTATTTTAACGAGGCAACGATTTCGAAAGATTCCTATAATCTAGACTCCGACGTGGTGACGCTGGGCACGCGGAATACGATTGTTGCGAGTCCGGACTTGGACCCGCAGGTTGTATATGATTTTCTCGATGTCGTTTTAAGCAGTCAGGATGATCTGAAGCTGGTCAGCGTGTCCGCCGCAGAGTTCAATAAAGAAAACGCTTTACTGGATTCCAAGCTGATTCCCATGCACCCCGGCGCGACAAAATATTATAAAGAGAAAGGCATAATTTCATAA
- a CDS encoding MmgE/PrpD family protein codes for MSTKALADFACDLSYQDLPDEAVDAAKMCLLDILGVAVAGSVTQQGKKWTEYFTRNSSGKEATVWDKHLKKLSCDDAAALNAAHGHLLDLDDVHTSSITHLGVVTIPTAIAIGQREKSSGKDVLAAIAAGYEVGARIGEAINPSSYRFWHTTAVVGTFSSCTAAAKLLGLTHTEFLNSFGSAGTQSAGLWEFLEDGAMSKALHTANAALCGIRSAELAKLGITGASRILEGERGLIRAIAPRHDMDTLVRGLGDGHYKILSNSLKPYACCRHIHSAIYGIQKLSKLYQLSPQNILHITDKTYSVAKLTADRPHPASAYACKFSIQYCIAAAILYHTVSQSVFSEEKINQPEIRKLMDSIEVVEDPTMESKYEHDGNQWGHRLEITLKDGTTCAEEIIYPIGDFNNPFDWHMAESKFSSLTDGILSHEQSVKSLEKIRNLDRLNDINELFE; via the coding sequence ATGTCAACAAAAGCATTAGCTGATTTCGCTTGTGACCTATCATATCAGGACCTGCCTGACGAAGCGGTCGATGCGGCGAAAATGTGCCTGCTGGACATTTTGGGAGTAGCAGTTGCGGGCAGCGTTACACAGCAAGGGAAGAAATGGACGGAATATTTCACACGGAACTCTTCCGGAAAAGAAGCGACTGTCTGGGACAAACACTTGAAAAAGCTCTCCTGTGACGATGCGGCGGCCCTGAATGCGGCGCATGGACATTTGTTGGATCTGGATGACGTACACACTTCCTCCATTACTCATTTGGGCGTGGTGACCATCCCGACCGCCATTGCCATAGGCCAGCGTGAAAAGAGCTCCGGAAAGGATGTGCTTGCCGCCATTGCCGCCGGTTACGAGGTCGGGGCTCGGATTGGAGAAGCAATCAACCCCTCATCCTATCGCTTTTGGCATACAACCGCAGTTGTCGGCACGTTTTCATCCTGTACCGCCGCAGCGAAATTACTGGGACTGACTCACACAGAATTTCTGAATTCGTTTGGCAGCGCCGGAACGCAATCCGCCGGATTGTGGGAATTTCTTGAGGACGGCGCAATGAGCAAGGCGCTTCACACGGCAAACGCCGCGCTTTGCGGCATACGTTCGGCGGAGCTGGCAAAACTCGGAATCACGGGAGCTTCCAGAATACTGGAAGGAGAAAGAGGGCTGATCCGCGCGATTGCCCCACGGCACGACATGGACACTTTGGTCCGCGGACTGGGCGATGGGCATTACAAGATCCTGTCGAATTCGTTAAAACCATATGCCTGCTGCCGGCATATCCATTCGGCCATTTACGGTATTCAAAAGCTGTCTAAGCTATATCAGCTTTCGCCGCAGAATATCTTACACATAACGGACAAAACATACTCCGTCGCCAAATTGACTGCCGACCGCCCCCACCCCGCCTCGGCCTATGCCTGCAAGTTCAGCATTCAGTACTGCATTGCCGCCGCCATTTTATACCACACCGTCAGTCAGTCCGTTTTCAGCGAAGAAAAAATCAATCAACCGGAAATCAGGAAGCTCATGGACAGCATTGAAGTCGTTGAGGATCCGACGATGGAATCGAAATATGAACACGACGGAAACCAATGGGGACACAGGCTGGAAATCACTCTGAAGGATGGGACAACATGTGCCGAAGAGATTATCTATCCGATTGGAGATTTCAATAATCCGTTCGACTGGCATATGGCGGAAAGCAAGTTTTCTTCCCTGACAGATGGAATTTTGTCGCACGAACAGTCGGTGAAATCACTTGAGAAAATCCGGAATCTCGACCGTCTCAATGATATCAACGAATTATTTGAATAG
- a CDS encoding ABC transporter ATP-binding protein encodes MLSEKNKVIVRASGLRKYYGAEPNLVKALDGIDLSVSSGEFVAVVGTSGSGKSTLLHLLGGLDTPTAGSVEVGGSELSKMNDEALAVFRRRNVGFIFQNYNLIPVLNVYENITLPVELDGKTPDREFITEAVRMLGLSEKLENLPSNLSGGQQQRVAIARALAAKPAVILADEPTGNLDSGTSRDVMALLKSTSEKFGQTIVMITHNQEIARLAGRIIRIEDGRIVA; translated from the coding sequence ATGTTATCTGAGAAAAACAAGGTCATCGTGCGGGCAAGCGGCCTGAGAAAATACTACGGGGCCGAGCCGAATCTTGTAAAGGCTTTGGACGGGATTGACCTCTCTGTCTCAAGCGGTGAATTTGTGGCGGTCGTGGGGACCTCCGGCAGCGGAAAATCGACGCTGCTGCATCTGCTTGGCGGCCTCGATACTCCAACCGCCGGCAGCGTGGAGGTGGGCGGCAGCGAGCTGTCAAAAATGAACGACGAGGCGCTTGCCGTATTTCGGCGCAGAAACGTCGGCTTTATTTTTCAGAACTACAATCTGATTCCCGTGCTCAATGTCTACGAAAATATCACGCTGCCGGTCGAGCTGGACGGCAAAACCCCGGATCGGGAATTTATAACCGAGGCCGTAAGGATGCTCGGCCTTTCAGAAAAGCTTGAGAATCTTCCCAGCAATTTGTCAGGCGGCCAGCAGCAGCGCGTTGCAATCGCCAGGGCGCTGGCGGCCAAACCCGCCGTCATTCTGGCCGACGAACCCACCGGAAATCTGGACAGCGGGACCAGCCGGGACGTCATGGCACTCCTGAAATCCACCAGTGAAAAATTCGGCCAGACCATCGTGATGATCACCCATAATCAGGAGATTGCCCGGCTTGCGGGCCGGATCATCCGTATCGAAGACGGCAGAATTGTGGCGTAG